A genome region from Trichocoleus sp. includes the following:
- a CDS encoding MlaD family protein, translating into MRSRTIREGSVGILILIGLGLLGGLILWLRGFNPTRRSYVATVEFPSVSGIQKGAVVQFRGVRIGQTKEIRAGANAVAVDIEISPATLIVPKNSTIAVYQTGLAGESVVEITPNVNLPATIASGDPLSPDCNTSLIVCNGSVLQGEAGVSFNQLIAATTRFADVYSSPQFFTQLNELTRNSSKAAAGVATLTGEVTNLTRTAQRQLGGVTQAATGSARSIQRAADQAALTTAQVNELLTNNRAALVTTLDNINTTSVRIQSVVNRLAPGIESGDLVGNLQTLSTNAVQASNTLRNLTDAIGSADNILLLQQTIDSARATFQNAQKITSDLDELTGDPQFRQNLRELINGLSGLVSSTQQLEQQTVVAQVLTPTAIALRDQQNAKKATEKSIAETQPTRSSLEQVSKEKPTQTEVQGNQSNQGQLDN; encoded by the coding sequence ATGCGATCGAGAACGATTCGAGAAGGATCTGTTGGCATTCTCATCCTAATTGGGTTGGGTTTGCTGGGAGGGCTGATCCTCTGGCTGCGAGGATTCAACCCCACTCGCCGCAGTTATGTTGCTACGGTTGAGTTTCCTTCTGTTTCAGGAATTCAGAAAGGCGCAGTGGTGCAATTTCGGGGTGTGCGGATTGGGCAGACGAAGGAAATTCGGGCAGGTGCGAATGCTGTTGCAGTGGACATTGAAATCAGTCCGGCAACGCTAATTGTTCCTAAAAATTCTACGATCGCGGTTTATCAAACTGGATTGGCAGGCGAATCGGTCGTTGAAATTACCCCAAATGTGAATCTGCCTGCCACGATCGCTTCAGGTGATCCCCTCTCGCCAGACTGCAATACCAGCTTGATTGTCTGCAATGGTTCCGTTCTTCAGGGCGAAGCAGGCGTTAGCTTTAACCAATTAATTGCTGCAACAACTCGCTTCGCAGATGTTTATTCCAGCCCTCAATTCTTCACCCAGCTCAACGAGCTGACTCGCAATAGCTCTAAAGCAGCAGCAGGTGTGGCAACCCTCACAGGCGAAGTGACTAACCTGACCCGAACAGCACAGCGACAGTTGGGCGGTGTGACTCAAGCTGCAACTGGTTCAGCCCGATCGATCCAACGTGCCGCAGATCAAGCCGCCTTAACGACTGCCCAGGTGAATGAACTGTTAACGAATAATCGGGCTGCGCTCGTCACCACGCTCGACAACATCAACACCACCAGCGTCAGAATTCAGTCGGTTGTGAATCGGCTAGCCCCAGGAATTGAAAGCGGCGACTTGGTTGGAAATCTGCAAACCCTCTCTACAAATGCTGTTCAAGCCTCAAATACGCTACGCAACCTGACGGATGCGATTGGTTCTGCCGATAATATTCTGCTGCTGCAACAGACGATTGATTCTGCCAGGGCAACGTTCCAAAACGCCCAAAAAATCACTTCTGATCTGGATGAATTGACTGGTGATCCTCAATTTCGTCAGAATTTGCGGGAACTGATCAATGGGTTAAGTGGCTTGGTATCTTCTACCCAACAGCTAGAACAGCAAACCGTTGTGGCTCAGGTATTAACACCAACGGCAATTGCCCTCCGCGACCAGCAGAACGCTAAAAAAGCGACTGAAAAATCGATCGCCGAAACGCAGCCCACTCGATCGAGCTTGGAGCAGGTTTCTAAAGAAAAGCCAACGCAGACAGAAGTACAGGGCAATCAGAGCAATCAGGGACAGTTGGATAACTAG
- a CDS encoding DUF3177 family protein, with translation MSPALIKSLVWMDYRLAVLFTVILPLILLIWAFFARADVMQKLLIIYWRVASLLAITIYLLIGSLPIGFLTGLLARVLIPISLWFWVDINEEIAEQRPSRLKLVFTGWRWAVSVYCALGVLASLPFLQCAFSQTAFATPFCQTWVEPAIGYHAFFHANYKAGFLGFLGIVGLVIYVLYLVYFMFVRLGKQGRSAIEQ, from the coding sequence ATGTCCCCCGCCCTTATCAAATCACTCGTCTGGATGGACTACCGACTGGCAGTTCTGTTTACCGTTATCCTGCCGCTCATTCTGCTGATTTGGGCATTTTTTGCGAGAGCAGATGTGATGCAAAAACTGCTGATCATCTATTGGCGAGTGGCAAGCTTGCTGGCAATCACGATCTATTTGCTCATTGGCAGTTTGCCGATCGGCTTTCTGACGGGTCTCCTGGCGCGAGTCCTGATTCCAATTAGCCTCTGGTTTTGGGTTGATATCAACGAAGAGATTGCCGAGCAGCGTCCGAGTCGCTTGAAACTGGTCTTTACCGGTTGGCGATGGGCAGTCAGCGTTTATTGTGCTTTGGGGGTGCTTGCCAGTTTGCCATTTTTGCAGTGTGCTTTTTCTCAGACAGCATTCGCGACACCGTTTTGCCAAACCTGGGTTGAACCTGCGATCGGCTATCACGCGTTCTTTCACGCCAACTACAAGGCAGGCTTTTTGGGCTTCCTGGGCATTGTAGGCTTGGTGATCTACGTGCTGTATTTGGTCTACTTTATGTTTGTGCGCTTGGGTAAACAGGGGCGATCGGCGATCGAGCAGTAA
- the mutL gene encoding DNA mismatch repair endonuclease MutL has protein sequence MTSTIQPLPDDVVHLIAAGEVIDSFAAVVRELAENAIDAGATRITVSLWAEQWRIRVADNGIGMLLDDLKSAAHPHSTSKIQTSRDLWQITSLGFRGEALHSLAQLADLEICSRSAETNEGWRVIYDRQGNPRQIEPIAIARGTVVAANHLFGNWLPRRQGLPSPSQQLRATQSILQHLALCHPHITWQIEQNDRPWFAISSGTSPKQILPQLLKVQTGDLQELSLEWQAEPDNQPETEPHYPSSISPSLHLLLGLPDRCHRYRPDWVKVAVNGRVVKLPELEQTILAGFRRTLPRDRHPVCFVHLSLPPHQIDWNRHPAKAEIYLHHLENWQQRLLAAIDQALRLSSVTLADSAYATPIGQLIKAAEAGGAYGNREDAEPVREDAEPENLSALVPLQAIAQVHQMYVLVEHPTGVWLVEQHIAHERVLYEQLSERWQMVSLEPPIMLEDLSEAQLSQLQRIGVQVEPFGDRLWAVRTAPESLVQRSDCADAIVELSWGGDLEAALVATACRTAIRNGTPLAIEAMQSLIDQWQQTRNPRTCPHGRPIFLPLAESSLSRFFRRHWVIGKSHGI, from the coding sequence ATGACCTCTACGATTCAACCACTGCCGGATGACGTTGTTCACCTGATTGCTGCCGGTGAAGTCATTGACTCATTTGCTGCGGTCGTGCGTGAACTGGCAGAAAATGCGATCGATGCTGGCGCAACAAGAATTACTGTTTCGCTTTGGGCAGAGCAGTGGCGCATTCGAGTTGCCGATAATGGGATCGGTATGCTGCTGGATGATTTGAAGTCCGCAGCACATCCGCATAGCACCAGCAAAATTCAAACGAGCCGCGACCTCTGGCAAATCACTAGCCTTGGCTTTCGGGGAGAAGCGCTGCATAGCCTCGCCCAACTTGCAGATCTAGAAATTTGTAGCCGATCGGCAGAGACCAATGAAGGATGGCGAGTCATCTACGATCGGCAGGGCAACCCCAGGCAAATTGAGCCGATCGCCATTGCGCGGGGCACCGTTGTCGCTGCCAATCATTTGTTTGGTAACTGGCTGCCTCGTCGTCAGGGCTTACCTTCTCCCAGCCAGCAGCTTCGCGCCACTCAGAGCATCCTCCAGCACCTCGCCCTCTGTCATCCCCACATCACCTGGCAAATCGAGCAAAACGATCGTCCCTGGTTTGCCATTAGCTCTGGCACCTCACCGAAACAAATCCTGCCGCAACTGCTGAAAGTGCAGACCGGAGATTTGCAGGAATTAAGCTTGGAATGGCAAGCGGAGCCAGACAATCAGCCAGAAACAGAACCTCATTACCCATCATCCATCTCTCCATCTCTCCATCTCCTCCTCGGATTACCCGATCGCTGCCATCGCTATCGCCCAGATTGGGTCAAGGTGGCAGTGAATGGACGAGTTGTTAAATTGCCTGAGTTAGAGCAAACGATTCTGGCGGGGTTTCGGCGAACTCTGCCGCGCGATCGACATCCAGTATGCTTTGTCCATCTAAGTTTGCCGCCACATCAAATTGATTGGAATCGGCACCCGGCAAAAGCCGAGATTTATTTGCATCACCTGGAAAACTGGCAGCAGCGATTGTTAGCAGCGATCGACCAAGCTCTGCGGCTCAGTTCGGTAACCCTGGCAGATTCGGCTTACGCCACCCCAATTGGGCAACTAATCAAAGCGGCTGAAGCTGGAGGAGCTTATGGGAATCGAGAGGACGCAGAGCCAGTCAGGGAAGACGCGGAGCCGGAAAATCTATCGGCGCTTGTGCCGCTTCAGGCAATCGCCCAGGTTCACCAGATGTATGTTTTGGTGGAGCATCCCACGGGGGTTTGGCTGGTGGAGCAGCATATCGCCCATGAACGAGTGCTGTATGAACAGTTGAGCGAGCGATGGCAGATGGTTTCGCTGGAGCCGCCGATCATGTTGGAAGATCTGTCTGAGGCGCAGTTGAGTCAGCTTCAGCGGATTGGCGTTCAGGTTGAGCCATTTGGTGATCGGCTTTGGGCAGTGCGGACGGCTCCCGAATCTTTGGTGCAGCGATCGGACTGTGCTGATGCCATTGTGGAACTGAGCTGGGGCGGTGATCTGGAGGCGGCTCTGGTCGCGACGGCTTGCCGGACTGCAATTCGCAATGGTACACCGCTGGCGATCGAAGCAATGCAATCCCTGATTGATCAGTGGCAGCAAACCCGTAATCCGCGCACCTGCCCTCACGGTCGTCCAATTTTCTTGCCACTCGCAGAATCAAGCTTATCCCGGTTTTTCCGTCGTCACTGGGTGATTGGCAAGAGTCACGGCATTTGA
- the purQ gene encoding phosphoribosylformylglycinamidine synthase subunit PurQ, with protein sequence MKFGVIVFPGSNCDRDVAMVTSNLLQQPTRMVWHEDSDLSDLDVIVVPGGFSYGDYLRCGAIARFSPAMQATMKHAEQGKFVLGICNGFQVLTEAGLLPGALMRNRDLHFVCDRVPLKVERTNLPWTAEYQPGQVITLPIAHGEGCYYADADTLADLEANQQVLFRYSTPTGESSPSANPNGSLNNIAGICNRRGNVLGMMPHPERAADPMLGNTDGIGLFKGLLSALVGAIA encoded by the coding sequence ATGAAATTTGGCGTTATTGTGTTTCCAGGATCGAACTGCGATCGAGATGTGGCAATGGTTACAAGTAATCTGCTACAGCAGCCAACCCGCATGGTCTGGCATGAAGACAGTGATTTATCAGATTTGGATGTGATTGTGGTTCCTGGTGGGTTTAGCTACGGTGATTATCTGCGCTGTGGTGCAATTGCTCGGTTCTCTCCAGCGATGCAAGCCACAATGAAACATGCTGAACAAGGAAAATTCGTGCTGGGAATTTGCAACGGGTTCCAAGTTTTGACTGAAGCCGGTTTGCTTCCCGGTGCGTTGATGCGAAACCGCGATCTGCACTTTGTGTGTGACCGAGTGCCCCTAAAAGTTGAACGAACCAATCTGCCCTGGACAGCCGAATATCAGCCCGGACAGGTAATCACCTTGCCGATCGCGCATGGAGAAGGCTGCTACTATGCCGATGCCGATACCCTGGCAGACCTGGAAGCCAATCAGCAAGTCCTTTTTCGCTATAGCACGCCCACTGGCGAAAGCAGCCCCAGCGCCAACCCCAACGGCTCTTTGAACAACATTGCTGGTATCTGTAACCGTCGTGGCAATGTCCTGGGCATGATGCCTCACCCGGAACGGGCAGCCGATCCAATGCTTGGCAACACGGATGGCATAGGCTTGTTTAAGGGATTGCTGTCGGCGCTGGTTGGGGCGATCGCCTAG
- a CDS encoding translocation/assembly module TamB domain-containing protein — MANPNSGQNEPQSRSGGRRLAVIRASFIVGGVVLVGLATGAVWAWRFIHEDLPPMVAQQLSNNFQRPVKVGEVQDVTFNSITLGASEIPPTADDADRLQVPQVRANFNLFELLWDRTLSLNVTLLNPKGYADQNKAGVWITTKLKEQGGGQKQFITVEVNALRVKDGSLTLVPYGEVQESEVVDPNDPNPKTPEPEPRDANDPETLSKQAAGRPSVQILGINAVATFKNDNKLITYEVAGNPQTGGEFRLEGQSDVDRGETTLAIRGQELLGPDINLLVPLPVKLQAGRFAGDFKVLLPPDQPLQFDGIVQGRNVTARIDAVPQPFNNVSGSLRFKGQQIFFEDVRGKYGIIPAILNGSIDTQRGYNLTAQVPRATTDELLKTFDLRSPVPVSGVFQSQLRITGATDKPVITGVAQNIQPVTIDRVNFETAQTRFTLVKDSLAFNAIRGVPVAGGLVTGNGRVTFGDNGGVVFDFQGQDLPGDSIARSYGANTNSFAVGRVDATAQVLGAYNNIQTIVDWQAPQATYPGRGRVLVAGERVQFDNTVLLVAGGIVRGSGEAIGGRWNANVQGSGIELSRFSPDLRGLFSGNFRLAGSLSNFSAAAIQAEGQARFSQGLAIINEPLTASVRWLGDRIQVLNASAPGFSANGAVFANLEGTPEFTNLDLNVSLDNYPIARFPITTPEQIRVAGRTDFRGRVTGAPSTPLVVGRLGLNDFAVNQIAFEPRLTGDLRYSSRGITIDVSGQQDRIAAQLDSRYRPVNFFVRQGESVAQGRTEGDRLLANLENFPLQALNLTPAAASGLGAVTGSLSGNIEANIANLNRPTVVGQVTIDRPALGYIQGDRFTGQFRYVDGVAVLEQGELLQANSRYALSGTFNPGTDPQFQGQVQIVEGRVEDILTALQFFDISDLNRGIRPPVYATAAAVQPVPVGLPNTTLTNQLRRYSEITALLNQQIAARANASFLPDLSKLKGGFSGTIGVAFSPQTGANVNFDLLGQDWRWDKYQVDQVIAQGQLQNGVLTLLPLRFASEDAFLTFSGQLGGEEQSGQLRAENVSVEGLRDLFRLPIDIAGKLDANATLAGTVGNPQVIGELQLNSATVNNTAFQPIRNLFGYNNARLTFDTRFVNQPTDQADQFAFSGSIPYRLPFMTVSPDSNAFNIDLNIRNDGLALVNLFTDQVAWKGGQADVQFRAAGTIAPTQENADLTISGNARFENAQIAAQALPEDITNLNGTVLFKDDRVQVQSLQGDFSDGKIAAQGTLPILLPLAVNNPENESPLAVTLQNIGLDLRDRYEGNVDGQVILSGTALAPEVGGEVLLSRGQVFLPETTQSAVVTASPASITNASEPSLFSPPQFDNLSLSLGRNLRVTRNPLLSFLTTGNITINGTIDDLRPEGVLKLRGGQVNLFTTRFNLAQGYENTVVFTPTRGLDPLLDIRLIASVPEVVRYPVPNASPFAAAEIADSASITDFGQLETVRVQATVTGPATQLFNNLELTSSPNRSETEILALIGGGFVNTLGQQNGVTTAIASIAGSAVLSNLQDLISNALGLTDFSLFPTTLVSEDTRTSTLALAAELGFDVTNNLSVSVLQILTEPEPTQFNLRYRINENLSVRGSTNLQGENRAIVEFETRF, encoded by the coding sequence ATGGCGAATCCTAACTCGGGTCAAAATGAGCCTCAATCCCGATCGGGTGGAAGACGGTTAGCGGTCATTCGTGCCAGTTTTATTGTCGGGGGAGTCGTTCTTGTTGGTTTGGCAACGGGAGCCGTTTGGGCATGGCGGTTTATTCACGAAGACTTGCCACCGATGGTTGCTCAGCAGTTGAGCAATAACTTTCAGCGTCCGGTTAAAGTGGGCGAAGTGCAGGATGTTACGTTCAACAGCATTACGCTTGGTGCTTCTGAGATTCCCCCAACAGCGGATGATGCCGATCGCCTGCAAGTGCCGCAAGTTCGGGCAAACTTTAATCTGTTTGAGCTGCTGTGGGATCGTACCCTGAGCTTGAATGTGACGCTGCTGAATCCTAAAGGCTATGCCGACCAGAATAAAGCAGGAGTTTGGATTACAACAAAGCTCAAAGAACAGGGTGGTGGGCAGAAGCAGTTTATTACGGTTGAAGTTAATGCGCTGCGCGTCAAGGATGGTTCGCTGACGCTCGTTCCTTATGGTGAAGTTCAAGAGTCTGAGGTCGTTGATCCGAATGACCCGAACCCCAAGACACCAGAACCGGAACCGCGCGATGCCAATGATCCAGAAACGTTGTCGAAACAGGCTGCGGGTCGTCCTTCCGTACAGATTTTGGGCATTAATGCTGTTGCTACCTTTAAGAATGACAACAAGCTGATTACCTATGAGGTAGCTGGCAATCCCCAAACGGGGGGCGAGTTTCGGTTAGAGGGGCAGTCTGATGTCGATCGCGGTGAAACGACCCTGGCGATTCGCGGTCAGGAGTTGCTAGGACCCGATATCAATCTACTGGTGCCGTTGCCTGTCAAGCTGCAAGCAGGTCGGTTCGCTGGTGATTTCAAGGTGTTATTGCCACCAGACCAGCCACTTCAGTTTGATGGTATAGTGCAGGGTCGCAATGTCACGGCGCGAATTGATGCAGTTCCTCAACCCTTTAACAATGTTTCTGGGAGTCTGCGATTCAAGGGACAGCAAATTTTCTTTGAGGATGTGCGCGGCAAATATGGCATCATTCCAGCCATACTCAACGGCAGCATTGACACACAGAGGGGCTATAACTTAACAGCACAAGTGCCCCGCGCTACCACAGACGAATTACTCAAAACGTTCGATCTCAGATCTCCGGTTCCGGTATCGGGCGTATTTCAGTCGCAGCTGCGAATTACAGGCGCAACTGATAAACCTGTGATCACGGGCGTTGCCCAAAATATTCAGCCTGTGACGATCGATCGCGTCAATTTTGAAACGGCGCAAACTCGCTTCACGCTAGTCAAAGATAGCCTGGCATTCAATGCAATCAGGGGGGTTCCGGTTGCGGGTGGTCTGGTGACAGGAAATGGGCGGGTGACGTTTGGCGATAATGGCGGTGTAGTGTTTGACTTCCAGGGGCAGGATTTGCCCGGAGATTCGATCGCCCGCTCTTATGGCGCAAACACCAATTCCTTTGCGGTTGGGCGCGTGGATGCAACAGCTCAAGTGCTGGGAGCATATAACAATATTCAAACGATTGTCGATTGGCAGGCTCCTCAGGCAACCTATCCGGGGCGAGGCAGAGTCCTGGTTGCAGGCGAGCGAGTCCAGTTTGATAATACGGTGCTGCTTGTAGCGGGTGGCATTGTGCGCGGCAGTGGTGAGGCGATCGGCGGTCGCTGGAATGCAAACGTACAGGGTTCGGGGATTGAGCTAAGCCGCTTTTCACCCGATTTACGGGGATTATTTAGTGGCAATTTCCGGCTTGCGGGAAGTTTGTCTAATTTCAGTGCAGCCGCAATCCAAGCAGAAGGACAAGCGCGTTTTTCACAGGGACTTGCGATTATTAATGAGCCGCTGACGGCTTCGGTGCGCTGGCTGGGCGATCGAATTCAGGTTTTGAATGCTTCTGCACCAGGGTTCAGTGCCAATGGAGCCGTCTTTGCCAATCTAGAAGGCACACCTGAGTTCACAAATCTTGATTTAAATGTCAGTCTCGACAACTACCCGATCGCCAGATTTCCCATTACAACCCCAGAGCAAATCCGAGTTGCCGGACGCACAGATTTTCGGGGTAGAGTCACTGGCGCCCCATCTACTCCACTGGTGGTAGGACGGCTGGGCTTAAACGACTTTGCTGTGAATCAAATTGCCTTTGAACCTCGCTTAACGGGCGACCTGCGCTATAGCAGTCGTGGCATTACGATCGATGTTTCTGGGCAGCAAGACCGAATTGCCGCTCAGCTTGATAGCCGCTATCGTCCAGTCAACTTTTTTGTCCGGCAAGGCGAATCCGTGGCGCAGGGTAGGACAGAGGGCGATCGGCTGCTGGCAAATCTGGAAAACTTCCCGCTTCAGGCACTCAATCTCACTCCGGCAGCAGCATCTGGGTTGGGCGCAGTCACTGGCAGCTTAAGCGGCAACATTGAGGCAAATATTGCCAACCTCAATCGTCCAACCGTTGTTGGGCAGGTCACAATCGATCGTCCGGCACTGGGCTACATTCAGGGCGATCGGTTTACGGGACAGTTTCGCTATGTTGATGGTGTTGCGGTTTTAGAACAGGGTGAATTGCTTCAGGCAAACAGCCGTTATGCGCTCTCAGGCACCTTTAATCCGGGAACCGATCCGCAGTTTCAGGGACAGGTTCAGATTGTTGAGGGTAGAGTTGAGGATATCCTGACGGCACTGCAATTTTTTGATATCTCTGACCTGAATCGGGGAATTCGTCCGCCTGTTTATGCAACTGCCGCCGCCGTTCAGCCGGTTCCAGTGGGACTGCCCAACACCACACTCACCAACCAGCTCCGCCGCTACTCCGAAATTACTGCCCTGCTCAACCAGCAGATCGCAGCCCGCGCTAATGCCTCTTTCCTCCCAGATCTCTCAAAGCTGAAAGGTGGTTTTTCCGGCACAATTGGGGTTGCCTTTTCTCCTCAGACTGGCGCCAACGTTAACTTTGACCTGTTAGGGCAAGATTGGCGATGGGACAAATACCAAGTCGATCAGGTCATTGCTCAAGGACAGCTACAAAACGGTGTTCTCACCTTGTTGCCGCTGCGTTTTGCCTCTGAGGATGCTTTCCTCACCTTCTCAGGGCAGTTGGGTGGCGAAGAACAATCTGGACAACTGCGGGCAGAAAATGTTTCGGTCGAAGGACTACGCGATCTGTTTCGACTGCCGATCGACATTGCAGGCAAGCTCGATGCCAACGCAACGCTTGCAGGTACGGTGGGCAACCCGCAGGTGATTGGTGAATTGCAGTTAAATAGCGCAACCGTTAACAATACGGCATTCCAGCCGATTCGCAACCTGTTCGGCTACAACAACGCACGGCTGACGTTTGATACTCGCTTTGTCAATCAACCAACTGATCAGGCAGATCAGTTTGCCTTTAGCGGCAGCATTCCCTATCGGCTGCCCTTTATGACCGTCTCGCCGGATTCCAATGCCTTCAATATCGACTTGAATATCCGCAATGACGGGTTGGCGCTAGTGAATCTATTCACTGATCAAGTTGCCTGGAAAGGTGGACAAGCAGATGTGCAATTCCGGGCAGCTGGAACGATCGCCCCCACTCAGGAGAATGCTGATTTGACGATTAGCGGCAATGCCAGGTTTGAGAATGCCCAAATCGCCGCTCAGGCGCTCCCTGAAGACATCACGAATCTCAACGGAACAGTGCTGTTTAAGGACGATCGCGTCCAGGTTCAGTCTTTGCAAGGTGACTTCAGCGATGGCAAAATTGCCGCTCAGGGAACCTTACCCATTCTCCTACCGCTGGCAGTGAACAACCCAGAGAATGAAAGCCCTTTGGCTGTGACGCTCCAGAATATTGGGCTTGATTTGCGCGATCGATATGAAGGAAATGTCGATGGGCAGGTCATTCTGTCAGGAACAGCCCTCGCGCCTGAAGTGGGTGGGGAAGTGCTGCTCAGTCGGGGACAGGTTTTCTTGCCAGAGACGACCCAGTCTGCGGTGGTGACGGCAAGCCCTGCATCGATCACAAATGCATCAGAGCCAAGCTTGTTCAGTCCACCCCAGTTTGACAATTTGAGCCTGAGCCTGGGTCGCAATTTGCGCGTCACGCGGAATCCCCTGCTCAGCTTCCTGACGACGGGCAACATAACAATCAATGGCACGATCGACGATCTGCGTCCAGAAGGCGTGCTCAAGCTTCGGGGCGGTCAGGTGAATCTGTTTACGACACGCTTTAATTTGGCGCAAGGCTATGAAAACACGGTTGTCTTTACCCCCACTCGTGGGCTTGATCCTTTGCTGGATATCCGACTGATTGCCTCAGTCCCTGAAGTTGTCCGCTATCCTGTCCCGAATGCTTCGCCCTTTGCAGCTGCCGAAATTGCTGACTCTGCCTCGATCACAGATTTTGGACAACTGGAAACTGTCCGAGTCCAGGCAACGGTGACTGGGCCTGCCACCCAACTGTTCAACAACCTCGAACTCACCAGTAGCCCTAACCGCAGTGAAACTGAAATTCTAGCCCTCATTGGCGGCGGCTTCGTCAACACCCTTGGACAGCAAAACGGGGTCACAACCGCGATCGCTTCCATTGCCGGATCTGCTGTCTTAAGCAACTTACAAGACCTAATTAGCAATGCTTTAGGCTTGACCGACTTCAGCCTCTTCCCCACAACGCTCGTCTCCGAGGATACCCGCACCTCAACGCTGGCACTTGCAGCCGAACTTGGATTTGATGTAACGAATAACCTCTCAGTCTCGGTACTGCAAATCCTGACTGAGCCAGAACCAACCCAGTTCAACCTCCGCTATCGCATTAATGAGAATCTGTCGGTTCGAGGTTCAACGAATTTGCAAGGGGAAAACCGTGCCATTGTGGAGTTTGAGACGAGGTTTTAG
- a CDS encoding C39 family peptidase, with amino-acid sequence MVATINSPSSAQKSPTIDLIALAKGFRNEPQQIKLIKWFQSSTGQEKQAQFALMWRDGKEQGTIDFVQAFRFYQGIPHQNAALKWLQQSSQPKTLEGLVRMWFQLPASASKEIRLNVPYYEQTDNQFEPMRTCNTSSCAMVAKFLGAKIASDDVYYQFVRKYGDTTDHTAQTKALAALGIQSTWNTNLGYEDLDQSLGAGLPIVIGILHRGTLQSPTGGHMIVIIGKTANCDYICHDPFGSVLDADGGYTGSVENGKAVVYPRFVLNRRWLPEGDKSGWGRLFYGSRK; translated from the coding sequence ATGGTTGCTACCATCAATTCGCCTAGCTCTGCTCAAAAATCACCCACGATCGACCTGATTGCACTTGCTAAAGGGTTTCGAAATGAACCCCAGCAAATTAAGTTGATTAAGTGGTTTCAGTCATCCACAGGGCAAGAAAAGCAAGCACAGTTTGCGTTAATGTGGCGCGATGGCAAGGAGCAGGGCACGATCGATTTTGTGCAGGCGTTCCGGTTTTATCAAGGCATTCCCCATCAAAATGCAGCCCTGAAATGGTTGCAGCAGTCGAGCCAACCCAAAACGCTAGAAGGGTTAGTGCGAATGTGGTTTCAGCTTCCAGCAAGTGCCAGCAAAGAAATTCGCTTGAATGTCCCCTATTACGAGCAGACAGACAATCAATTTGAACCCATGCGAACCTGCAACACCTCAAGCTGTGCCATGGTTGCAAAATTCTTGGGGGCAAAGATTGCAAGCGACGATGTCTACTATCAGTTTGTCCGCAAGTATGGTGACACGACAGATCACACTGCCCAAACAAAAGCATTGGCAGCTTTAGGCATTCAATCGACCTGGAATACAAATTTGGGCTACGAGGATCTGGATCAATCCCTTGGGGCAGGTCTGCCGATCGTCATTGGTATCCTGCACCGGGGAACCCTCCAAAGCCCGACGGGAGGACACATGATCGTCATCATCGGCAAAACTGCCAACTGCGATTACATTTGTCACGACCCCTTCGGCAGTGTTTTGGATGCAGACGGTGGCTACACGGGTTCAGTCGAGAACGGTAAAGCAGTCGTCTACCCTCGCTTTGTCCTCAACCGCCGTTGGCTCCCTGAGGGTGACAAGTCAGGTTGGGGAAGGTTGTTTTACGGGAGTCGGAAGTAG
- a CDS encoding VOC family protein, whose translation MQTQGFHHVAIICSNYDRSKHFYTNILGFPIIQETFRAERNSYKLDLQVGQDAIELFSFPNPPDRPSRPEACGLRHLAFAVADLDQAVENLRSKGIELEPIRLDELTGKRFTFFKDPDDLPLELYESSSLS comes from the coding sequence ATGCAAACTCAAGGCTTCCATCACGTTGCGATTATCTGCTCAAATTACGATCGCTCCAAGCATTTCTACACCAACATCCTCGGCTTTCCCATCATTCAAGAAACGTTTCGGGCTGAACGCAACTCTTACAAATTAGATTTACAAGTTGGGCAGGATGCGATCGAACTCTTCTCGTTTCCCAACCCACCAGACCGCCCTAGTCGTCCTGAAGCCTGTGGTTTAAGACATCTTGCCTTTGCAGTTGCAGACCTGGATCAAGCCGTTGAAAACTTGCGATCAAAAGGCATTGAGCTTGAACCAATCCGACTCGACGAACTGACCGGAAAACGCTTTACCTTCTTCAAAGATCCTGATGATTTACCCCTCGAACTTTACGAGTCTTCTTCATTGTCCTAA